One window of Dyadobacter sandarakinus genomic DNA carries:
- a CDS encoding ArsR/SmtB family transcription factor, whose translation MDHLEIFKALSNKTRLDILNWLREPEASFPGQKDFGYEHGVCVGQIQQRAGLTQSTISEYLSVLQRAGLVKATRVGQWTYYQRNEAAFQALSQLIESEI comes from the coding sequence ATGGATCATCTGGAAATATTTAAAGCGCTTTCAAATAAAACCAGGCTGGACATTCTCAACTGGCTCAGAGAGCCGGAAGCCAGCTTTCCGGGGCAAAAGGATTTCGGCTACGAGCACGGCGTGTGCGTGGGCCAGATCCAGCAGCGTGCCGGGCTCACCCAATCCACGATTTCCGAATACCTGTCGGTCTTGCAGCGGGCGGGACTGGTGAAAGCCACCCGGGTAGGTCAGTGGACCTACTACCAGCGCAATGAAGCGGCGTTTCAGGCATTAAGCCAGCTTATCGAATCAGAAATTTAA
- a CDS encoding transporter, which translates to MKKHLFTLIILGFISFQKSYAQGCVAIRSTGNACMLAHADSTQHKQWVLTTSARYFKSFRHFSGTHENEERLAQHTEVINHTASLDFNLTRILNDRWSIMIDLPVISNARSSLYEHGLINGTNKFNERHSTHSFGVGDLRIAAYHWLFDPRKSMRGNIQLGLGIKLPTGDYDYQDYWYNVGPDGGKELRTVDQSIQLGDGGTGFTVEANTYYNLTHNFGVYGNFYYLVNPREQNGVRTYRETLTPRLANEAIMSVPDQYMARGGFSYAVNSVTRGLSVAVGARLEGIPVHDIVGGSGDFRRPGYVWSIEPGINYSGQKFSFFVSVPVALSRNRTQSVTDKENSVKYNTFVRGDAAFADYSVNAGVSFKF; encoded by the coding sequence ATGAAAAAGCATCTGTTTACGCTTATAATTCTGGGGTTCATTTCTTTCCAAAAAAGCTATGCACAAGGCTGTGTCGCCATCCGCAGTACCGGCAATGCCTGTATGCTCGCGCATGCCGACAGTACGCAGCACAAGCAATGGGTACTCACCACGAGTGCGCGTTATTTCAAATCTTTCCGGCACTTTTCGGGCACGCATGAGAACGAGGAGCGCCTGGCGCAGCACACGGAGGTGATCAACCATACTGCTTCCCTGGACTTCAATCTCACCCGCATCCTGAACGATCGCTGGTCTATCATGATCGACCTGCCTGTTATTTCCAATGCGCGCTCGTCGCTGTATGAGCACGGGCTGATCAATGGAACCAACAAGTTTAACGAGCGCCACAGCACGCATTCATTCGGCGTGGGCGACCTGCGGATCGCGGCTTACCACTGGCTCTTTGATCCGCGGAAAAGCATGCGCGGGAACATTCAGCTGGGGTTGGGTATCAAGCTCCCGACCGGCGATTACGATTACCAGGATTACTGGTACAATGTAGGCCCGGATGGCGGCAAGGAGCTCCGTACGGTAGACCAGTCGATCCAGCTGGGAGATGGCGGTACCGGCTTTACGGTTGAGGCAAACACTTATTACAACCTGACCCACAACTTTGGGGTATATGGCAACTTTTACTACCTCGTCAATCCCCGTGAACAAAACGGCGTGCGTACTTACCGCGAAACGCTTACGCCACGACTGGCCAATGAGGCGATCATGAGTGTGCCCGATCAGTATATGGCACGCGGAGGGTTCAGCTATGCGGTGAACAGCGTAACGCGCGGACTGAGCGTGGCCGTGGGCGCAAGGCTGGAAGGGATCCCTGTGCACGATATCGTAGGTGGCAGCGGCGACTTTCGCCGGCCCGGGTATGTGTGGAGCATTGAGCCCGGCATCAACTACTCGGGACAGAAATTCAGCTTTTTCGTGAGTGTACCGGTCGCACTTTCCCGCAACCGTACGCAAAGCGTGACTGACAAGGAAAATTCAGTAAAATACAACACGTTTGTGCGGGGCGACGCCGCTTTCGCTGATTACTCGGTGAATGCAGGGGTGTCTTTCAAATTTTGA
- a CDS encoding TonB-dependent receptor: protein MRHPCYKIFFLLLYCTTTLAQQSITISGFVRERGSRELLPGVNVYIPNSAYGVATNHYGFYSLSIPAKDSVMVSYSFVGYETRHLRLKADVSRQVDVELAAANVLNEVIVSEKRQNEKASESARMSTIEIPVSQIKKLPAFFGEKDVIRVLQLMPGVQKGSEGQTGLYVRGGGPDQNLIILDDAVVYNASHLFGFFSVFNGDALKSVELVKGGFPARYGGRLSSVVEMNMKEGSKEKLHGEGGIGLISSRLTLEGPLMNKKASFLVSARRTYIDFLAKPVIAQQQTGNDSKTKPGYYFYDLNAKLNYDLDARNKLYISGYFGRDRFHVSEKTLGSESSSGLNWGNATATLRWNHLINPKLFVNTSLIYSRFVFNIYASDKDKRSDGTTEEYNLSYNSLIRDYSLKTDFDYYPHAQHAVKFGLVATAHRFVPSALTLAGAFPGDVALQAKPIHTVETGIYAEDTWQPFPRMKINAGMRLSTFQTKSRTYFRPEPRISASWKAGEDLAVKASYAQMNQYVHLLSNTGLGLPTDLWVPTTDSIPPQQSQQLALGLARDLEKPGLTFTLEGYYKRMNNIISYKEGSSFIRLNGQNANELNWESNVTSGKGWSYGLEMMVQKKTGKLSGWVGYTLSRTQWKFDELNFGRTFHPRYDRRHDVSVVGIYELSKRITLSATWVYGTGNALTIPAGTFTSIKDARFENIENGSYSKNIYDYSEKNSFRAEAYHRLDLAVQFHKKKKRHERTWEFGLYNAYNRRNPFFYRLNTRYKKDGGMPYNTLVRYSLFPVLPSFSYNFKF, encoded by the coding sequence ATGCGTCATCCATGCTACAAAATTTTCTTTCTTCTTCTTTATTGTACAACAACACTTGCTCAGCAAAGCATTACGATCAGCGGTTTTGTCAGGGAAAGGGGCAGCCGCGAGCTGCTGCCGGGCGTAAATGTTTATATTCCTAATTCGGCCTACGGGGTAGCTACCAATCATTATGGTTTTTATTCCCTGAGTATCCCGGCAAAGGATTCGGTTATGGTTTCCTATTCTTTTGTAGGATACGAAACCCGGCACCTTCGCCTGAAAGCGGATGTCAGCCGGCAGGTGGATGTGGAACTTGCTGCTGCCAATGTACTGAATGAAGTGATCGTCTCCGAGAAGCGCCAGAACGAAAAAGCAAGTGAGTCGGCGCGGATGAGTACCATCGAAATTCCTGTTTCTCAGATCAAAAAACTACCCGCTTTTTTTGGTGAAAAAGACGTGATCCGTGTATTGCAGCTGATGCCCGGCGTACAAAAGGGCAGCGAAGGACAAACCGGCCTGTACGTGCGCGGAGGGGGACCCGACCAAAACCTGATCATCCTTGACGATGCCGTCGTGTATAATGCCAGCCATCTATTCGGTTTCTTTTCGGTTTTCAATGGGGATGCGCTCAAAAGCGTTGAGCTGGTCAAAGGCGGTTTTCCTGCACGGTATGGCGGCAGGCTGTCGTCAGTCGTAGAAATGAACATGAAAGAAGGCAGTAAGGAAAAGCTGCACGGCGAGGGCGGCATCGGACTGATTTCCTCCCGCCTCACCCTGGAAGGCCCTTTAATGAACAAAAAGGCGTCTTTTCTGGTGTCGGCCCGCCGGACTTACATCGACTTTCTTGCCAAGCCTGTCATTGCGCAGCAGCAGACCGGCAACGACAGCAAGACAAAACCGGGCTACTATTTTTACGATCTGAATGCCAAGCTGAACTACGATCTTGATGCACGCAACAAGCTTTACATCAGCGGATACTTCGGGCGCGACCGCTTTCACGTCTCCGAGAAAACGCTGGGTTCTGAAAGTTCTTCCGGACTGAACTGGGGCAATGCTACCGCCACGCTCCGCTGGAACCACCTGATCAACCCCAAGCTGTTTGTTAACACATCGCTCATTTACAGCCGGTTCGTTTTTAACATTTACGCCAGTGACAAAGACAAACGTTCAGACGGCACGACAGAAGAGTACAACCTCAGCTACAACAGTCTGATCCGTGATTACAGCCTCAAAACCGACTTTGACTACTATCCCCACGCGCAACATGCGGTTAAGTTTGGCCTGGTGGCCACAGCCCACCGGTTTGTTCCCTCGGCTCTGACGCTGGCAGGCGCATTTCCGGGTGATGTAGCCCTGCAAGCCAAGCCCATCCATACGGTTGAAACGGGGATTTATGCCGAAGACACCTGGCAGCCATTTCCCAGGATGAAAATTAATGCAGGCATGCGCCTCAGCACCTTTCAGACGAAATCCAGGACTTACTTCCGGCCGGAGCCACGCATATCTGCATCCTGGAAAGCGGGCGAAGACCTTGCTGTGAAAGCGTCATACGCCCAAATGAACCAGTACGTGCACCTGCTCAGCAATACAGGATTGGGCCTTCCCACGGACCTTTGGGTACCTACCACAGACAGCATTCCACCCCAGCAATCGCAGCAGCTGGCATTGGGACTTGCCAGAGACCTGGAAAAGCCCGGGCTCACCTTTACGCTCGAAGGCTACTACAAACGCATGAACAACATCATCAGCTACAAGGAAGGCTCGTCTTTTATCCGCCTCAACGGGCAGAATGCCAATGAGCTGAACTGGGAGTCAAATGTAACTTCCGGCAAAGGCTGGTCGTACGGATTGGAAATGATGGTGCAGAAGAAAACCGGCAAACTGTCGGGCTGGGTGGGCTATACCCTTTCGCGTACCCAATGGAAATTCGATGAACTGAACTTCGGACGTACCTTCCATCCACGCTACGACCGGCGCCACGACGTGTCGGTGGTAGGAATCTACGAGCTGAGCAAGCGCATTACGCTGTCGGCAACATGGGTGTATGGGACAGGAAATGCACTGACAATACCCGCCGGTACCTTCACAAGCATCAAAGACGCGCGCTTTGAAAACATTGAAAATGGATCTTACAGCAAGAATATTTACGATTACAGCGAGAAAAACAGCTTCCGCGCCGAAGCTTATCACCGGCTTGACCTGGCCGTACAATTTCACAAGAAGAAAAAGCGGCACGAGCGTACCTGGGAGTTTGGGTTGTACAATGCCTACAACCGTCGTAATCCGTTTTTTTACAGATTAAACACCCGGTATAAAAAAGATGGGGGCATGCCTTACAACACCCTGGTTCGCTACTCGCTTTTTCCTGTCCTTCCCTCATTCAGCTACAATTTCAAATTCTGA
- a CDS encoding DUF1553 domain-containing protein: MRWLLLSFFCLSLFSCGPSLPDDVALAMDELPETLDYNLHVKPVLSDKCFACHGPDKAKQKAGLRLDVREAAYANLPEHSGKVAIDPGKLRNSEVFRRIISDDPDYVMPTPDSHLSLTPKEKAVLIRWIEEGAEYKPHWAFVKPEKKKIPQVQNERWPRNAIDYFVLAKLDQEKMVPSPEADRETLLRRLSLDLTGLPPTMAETDNFLKDQSEKAYEKQVDRLLASPHYGEKMAVDWLDLARFADSHGYTVDRLRDMSPYRDWVINAFNRNMRYDRFIHWQLAGDLMPAPTRDMRIATAFNRNHQQNVEGGIIEEEFQTEYVVDRTNTFGDAMLGLSVGCAKCHDHKYDPISQKNYYQLFSFFNNVKEAGQISWDDALPTPTLLLPTPQQERMLKHIRTLESEQQVALTSAAQSAQKDFEKWKNSEAYHALTKQKLPATGLVALYNFDSGTLRNSVNPRQNGIMKRESGQTGDQPELIQHDAGKALAMNGDVFLDLDKVGVFRKSETFTIGIRTWIPAELDEGVIFHKSLAERLYNFRGFHLYLKKDRLELNMAHTAPSNAITRLSARGIPRNRWIHLTMTYDGSSRAAGMRLFVDGSEMPLETTMDQLTKDILFKMDKQPGLQVGGWWRGKGFKGGRVDDLAVYNRSLSPLEVRVLAGKESWENILAPGHVDQQMLQEYYWSAVSPVAREMRTRLRATRTMLADSAENLEELMVMQEMSRPKPAFLLLRGSYDAPGERVYPATPAAIAPFPAHLPKNRYGLALWLTGKDHPLTARVAVNRFWQNFFGTGIVKTTEDFGNQGELPSHPELLDWLAVTFRESGWNVKALNKMIVMSAAYRQQTRANRTQREKDPENRLLARGPSGRLTAEMLRDNALMASGLLDMRIGGKSVKPYQPDGLWEINNTTYQADTGRSVYRRSLYVLVKRSVPNPTLGTFDATSRSFCVVRRQKTNTPLQALVTLNDPTFNEAMKVMGEQMTRMGSGPAAITAAYRKLTGTRPAPAALKLLLAMQHAELEKFRKNPAKTAGWLKEGQYQVDKHLDKAAIAANAVVASTILNSDAALTRR; the protein is encoded by the coding sequence ATGCGCTGGCTGTTGTTGAGCTTTTTCTGCCTTTCACTTTTTAGCTGCGGTCCCTCGCTTCCGGACGATGTAGCGCTGGCGATGGATGAGCTGCCCGAAACACTCGATTACAATCTGCACGTAAAGCCGGTACTGTCGGATAAATGCTTCGCCTGCCATGGTCCTGATAAGGCCAAACAAAAAGCGGGATTGCGCCTCGATGTACGCGAGGCTGCCTACGCCAACCTTCCCGAGCATTCGGGCAAGGTGGCGATTGATCCCGGAAAGCTGCGGAACAGCGAGGTTTTCCGACGCATTATCTCGGACGACCCCGATTACGTGATGCCTACTCCCGATTCGCACCTGAGCCTTACGCCCAAAGAAAAGGCGGTCCTGATCAGGTGGATTGAAGAAGGGGCCGAGTACAAGCCGCATTGGGCATTTGTAAAACCGGAGAAAAAGAAAATTCCGCAGGTACAGAATGAAAGGTGGCCGCGGAATGCCATCGACTATTTTGTATTGGCAAAACTGGATCAGGAAAAGATGGTGCCTTCCCCTGAGGCCGACCGCGAAACATTGCTGCGGCGGCTCTCGCTGGATCTTACGGGACTGCCTCCTACGATGGCTGAGACCGACAATTTCCTGAAAGATCAATCCGAAAAAGCCTACGAAAAACAAGTGGACCGACTGCTCGCCTCACCGCATTATGGGGAGAAAATGGCAGTGGACTGGCTCGATCTGGCGAGGTTTGCGGATTCGCATGGTTATACGGTGGACCGGCTCCGCGACATGTCCCCCTACCGCGATTGGGTAATTAATGCATTTAACCGGAATATGCGGTACGACAGGTTTATCCACTGGCAGCTGGCAGGCGACCTGATGCCCGCGCCCACCCGGGACATGCGCATTGCGACGGCATTCAACCGCAATCACCAGCAAAATGTGGAAGGCGGGATCATTGAAGAAGAGTTTCAGACCGAGTACGTGGTGGATCGTACCAATACGTTCGGGGATGCAATGCTGGGCCTGTCGGTGGGCTGTGCCAAGTGCCACGACCATAAGTATGATCCCATTTCACAGAAGAACTACTATCAGCTTTTCAGTTTTTTTAACAATGTAAAAGAAGCAGGACAGATCTCCTGGGACGATGCCCTGCCCACACCCACCTTGCTGCTGCCGACACCACAGCAGGAGCGCATGCTGAAACATATCCGTACCCTGGAAAGCGAGCAGCAGGTCGCCCTCACCTCGGCAGCGCAAAGTGCTCAGAAAGACTTTGAAAAATGGAAAAACTCGGAGGCTTATCACGCATTGACCAAACAAAAGCTACCTGCCACAGGTCTGGTAGCCCTGTACAACTTCGATTCAGGTACCCTCCGAAACAGTGTCAATCCGCGCCAAAACGGAATTATGAAGCGGGAGTCGGGGCAAACCGGCGACCAGCCTGAGCTTATCCAACACGATGCAGGCAAAGCGCTGGCCATGAACGGGGACGTGTTCCTCGACCTGGATAAGGTGGGTGTTTTCCGTAAATCAGAAACTTTTACAATCGGCATCCGTACCTGGATCCCCGCAGAACTCGATGAGGGGGTGATTTTTCATAAAAGTCTGGCTGAGCGGCTTTACAACTTCCGGGGTTTTCACCTGTACCTGAAAAAAGATCGCCTCGAACTCAACATGGCGCATACCGCGCCGTCCAATGCGATTACCCGCTTGTCTGCGCGCGGCATTCCCCGCAACCGGTGGATTCACCTCACCATGACTTACGACGGCTCCTCCCGGGCAGCCGGTATGCGGCTGTTTGTGGATGGGTCGGAAATGCCGCTTGAAACGACGATGGACCAGCTTACCAAAGATATTTTGTTCAAAATGGACAAGCAGCCGGGTTTGCAGGTAGGAGGGTGGTGGCGCGGCAAGGGCTTTAAAGGCGGGCGCGTGGACGATCTGGCGGTATATAACCGGTCACTTTCACCACTCGAAGTACGGGTTCTCGCAGGAAAGGAAAGCTGGGAGAATATCCTCGCACCCGGCCATGTGGACCAGCAAATGTTACAGGAATATTACTGGTCGGCGGTTTCACCGGTGGCCCGGGAGATGCGCACGCGCCTGAGAGCAACGCGTACCATGCTGGCAGACTCGGCAGAAAACCTGGAAGAGCTCATGGTCATGCAGGAGATGTCCAGGCCCAAACCCGCTTTTTTACTGCTGCGCGGCAGCTATGATGCACCGGGTGAACGGGTGTATCCTGCCACACCGGCTGCCATCGCGCCTTTTCCGGCGCATTTGCCTAAAAACCGGTACGGACTCGCCTTGTGGCTTACCGGCAAAGATCATCCGCTCACAGCCCGTGTCGCGGTGAACCGCTTCTGGCAGAACTTCTTTGGTACCGGCATTGTAAAAACAACCGAGGACTTCGGGAACCAGGGCGAACTGCCTTCGCACCCCGAGCTGCTCGACTGGCTTGCGGTCACATTCAGGGAGTCGGGCTGGAATGTGAAGGCATTGAACAAAATGATCGTTATGTCGGCTGCTTACCGGCAGCAAACCCGGGCCAACAGGACGCAGCGTGAAAAAGATCCTGAAAACCGCCTGCTCGCACGCGGCCCTTCCGGCCGGCTTACCGCTGAGATGCTTCGCGACAATGCATTGATGGCGAGCGGATTGCTTGACATGCGTATTGGGGGAAAAAGTGTAAAGCCTTACCAGCCCGACGGACTCTGGGAGATCAACAATACAACTTACCAGGCGGATACCGGCCGCTCGGTATACCGCCGGAGCCTGTATGTGCTGGTCAAAAGGTCTGTCCCGAATCCTACGCTGGGCACATTTGACGCAACGTCCCGGAGCTTTTGTGTAGTGAGAAGACAGAAAACCAACACGCCGCTGCAAGCTTTGGTAACCCTGAACGATCCTACTTTTAACGAAGCTATGAAAGTTATGGGAGAGCAGATGACGCGCATGGGCAGCGGGCCGGCCGCCATCACAGCAGCTTACCGAAAACTCACAGGCACGCGTCCGGCTCCCGCAGCGTTGAAGCTGCTGCTCGCCATGCAACATGCCGAGCTGGAAAAGTTCAGGAAAAATCCCGCGAAAACCGCCGGCTGGCTGAAAGAAGGCCAGTACCAGGTTGACAAGCACCTTGACAAAGCTGCGATAGCGGCCAATGCCGTAGTAGCCAGTACCATTCTTAACTCCGACGCAGCCCTAACCCGCAGATAA
- a CDS encoding NADH:flavin oxidoreductase, producing MQSDSLFRPFSLKSLNIKNRIVMAPMTRSFSPNGIPTDVVAAYYQRRAEGEVGLILSEGTVIDRPSSSNDPDIPHFHGERALAGWQRVINAVHQSGGAMAPQIWHMGIMDNHHSGWVPPVPFEGPSGLNRQDFVNGNTMTDKDIADTIAAFGKAAADAKRLGFDTLELHGAHGYLIDQFFWDVTNKRTDIFGGKTLPERTRFATEVIREVRKQVGEDFPIIIRLSQFKPSNYQNKLAGNPQELEAWLTPLADAGVDIFHCSQRRFWEPEFEGSDLNFAGWAKKVSGKATITVGSVGLTGEFMAAFRGESSEPSSLDELIRRMDRGDFDLVAVGRPLLADPYWVQKIREERTSELKGFTKEALGELVLG from the coding sequence ATGCAGTCAGACTCTTTGTTCAGGCCGTTCAGCCTGAAATCACTTAATATCAAAAACCGGATCGTCATGGCCCCCATGACACGCTCATTTTCTCCCAATGGAATACCCACCGATGTGGTGGCAGCGTATTACCAGCGCCGGGCCGAAGGCGAAGTGGGATTGATCCTTTCGGAAGGTACCGTCATCGACCGGCCTTCTTCGTCCAATGATCCTGATATTCCGCACTTTCACGGCGAGCGGGCACTGGCCGGCTGGCAGCGTGTGATCAATGCGGTACATCAATCGGGCGGTGCGATGGCGCCGCAGATCTGGCATATGGGGATCATGGATAACCATCATTCCGGCTGGGTTCCGCCTGTGCCTTTTGAAGGTCCGTCAGGTCTCAACCGCCAGGATTTTGTGAATGGCAATACCATGACCGATAAGGATATTGCCGATACCATTGCCGCGTTCGGCAAGGCGGCCGCCGATGCAAAGCGCCTGGGCTTTGATACCCTTGAACTCCACGGCGCTCACGGCTACCTGATCGACCAGTTTTTCTGGGATGTGACCAACAAGCGTACCGATATTTTTGGCGGAAAAACGCTCCCGGAACGCACGCGGTTTGCTACCGAGGTGATCCGGGAAGTGCGGAAGCAGGTAGGAGAGGATTTTCCGATCATTATCCGGTTATCGCAATTCAAGCCCTCCAACTACCAGAACAAGCTGGCAGGCAATCCGCAGGAACTGGAAGCCTGGCTCACGCCTCTTGCTGATGCCGGCGTGGACATTTTCCACTGCTCACAGCGCCGGTTCTGGGAGCCCGAGTTTGAAGGTTCCGACCTCAATTTTGCGGGTTGGGCCAAGAAGGTGAGCGGAAAAGCTACGATTACCGTAGGTTCCGTAGGTTTGACGGGTGAATTTATGGCAGCATTCCGGGGCGAAAGTTCCGAGCCAAGCTCCCTCGACGAGCTCATCCGCCGCATGGACCGGGGCGATTTCGACCTCGTAGCGGTAGGACGTCCTTTGCTAGCTGATCCATACTGGGTACAGAAAATCCGCGAGGAGCGTACCTCAGAGCTGAAAGGTTTTACCAAAGAAGCCCTGGGAGAGCTGGTATTGGGATAA
- a CDS encoding pyridoxal phosphate-dependent aminotransferase: MNQPVNRRSALKTGLLTLGSLAALPQLGKAAAMHYNDGAFNDAPLSLDPEMRIFRSPMVREHFLENNAPKPKIVTKLSSNENPYGPPKSAQDAIAESAKRGNRYAWQEMYDLVDKIAKKEGVTAENIMMGPGSSDLLEKTALVLFKDGGNVVSADPCYMSLVNVAKSVGATWKAIPCKSDWSHDLKAMEAAIDKDTKLVYICNPNNPTGAITSGKELLDFCSRVSEKVPVFVDEAYLELAEGADTQSMVSLVAQGKNVMVARTFSKIMGMAGIRVGYMAALPATLEKIQKITRGGMGIAYTSIFAASASMDDHAFQDMTRKQNTEARQYLCSNLDKMGYQYIPSYTNFVIFPINMPGKELLGKMSAKGIGVKAYDILNKPWCRVSIGTMDEMKQFVGALQELS; this comes from the coding sequence ATGAATCAACCAGTGAACCGCCGCAGCGCATTGAAGACGGGCCTGCTTACGCTTGGCAGCCTGGCAGCACTGCCGCAGCTTGGCAAAGCCGCAGCCATGCATTACAATGATGGTGCATTTAACGACGCGCCCCTCTCGCTCGATCCCGAAATGCGAATCTTCCGCAGCCCGATGGTACGTGAACATTTTTTGGAAAACAATGCACCCAAACCCAAGATTGTCACCAAGCTGAGCTCCAATGAAAACCCCTACGGTCCGCCCAAATCTGCTCAGGATGCCATCGCAGAATCTGCCAAAAGAGGGAACCGCTATGCCTGGCAGGAAATGTACGACCTGGTTGATAAAATTGCTAAGAAAGAAGGTGTGACCGCCGAGAACATCATGATGGGGCCCGGCTCCTCCGACCTGCTTGAAAAAACGGCCCTGGTGCTCTTCAAGGATGGCGGCAACGTGGTTTCAGCAGATCCCTGCTACATGTCGCTGGTTAATGTGGCCAAGTCTGTAGGTGCTACCTGGAAGGCCATACCCTGCAAATCCGATTGGTCGCACGACCTCAAAGCCATGGAAGCAGCCATCGACAAGGATACGAAGCTGGTGTACATCTGCAACCCCAATAACCCGACCGGCGCCATTACATCCGGCAAGGAGCTCCTCGATTTCTGCTCGCGCGTGTCCGAGAAGGTACCTGTGTTTGTGGACGAGGCCTACCTCGAACTGGCCGAAGGTGCGGATACGCAGAGCATGGTGTCGCTGGTAGCACAGGGCAAAAATGTGATGGTGGCGCGGACATTCTCGAAAATCATGGGCATGGCAGGTATACGCGTGGGATACATGGCCGCATTGCCGGCTACACTTGAAAAAATTCAGAAGATAACGCGCGGCGGAATGGGCATTGCCTACACGTCGATCTTTGCGGCTTCGGCCAGTATGGACGACCATGCATTTCAGGATATGACCCGCAAGCAGAATACGGAAGCGAGGCAATACCTGTGTTCCAATCTGGATAAAATGGGCTATCAATACATTCCTTCCTATACCAACTTTGTCATTTTCCCGATCAACATGCCCGGTAAGGAGCTGCTTGGCAAAATGAGTGCGAAAGGGATCGGGGTGAAAGCTTACGATATCCTTAACAAGCCGTGGTGCCGGGTGAGCATTGGTACAATGGACGAAATGAAGCAGTTTGTGGGTGCATTGCAGGAACTCAGCTGA
- a CDS encoding DUF4249 domain-containing protein: protein MTIRKIFSQFFSYGLPGLSACLLLASCTGFITELDESDIPLPDSKIAVEALISPQDTIIEVVVTRTRTILSDISDFQPIYLNDAEVILSDDSRQVVLPFNNRNRSYVLSSDAFSIQAGKRYRLLVRQGGQQVDATCTVPASVVNVAAYNIDSSSASGFGQVSVRMTLNDIPNETNYYLFRASLMMDANSLEYLSGMVGPQLVRSENMIRVYFPNDKTLYSDANLDGRPITSAVGYCNMLTQYSYNYTDGEGRTRLFKSDPELKKITMTVVNVDEHYYKFQRSLENNDNSNPFIEPSLLYSNINGGVGYFAACTLGRTMLKP from the coding sequence ATGACAATCCGGAAAATATTTTCGCAATTCTTCAGTTATGGGCTGCCTGGATTATCCGCATGCCTGTTACTGGCCTCCTGCACCGGCTTTATCACCGAGCTGGACGAAAGTGATATCCCGCTTCCCGACTCCAAAATTGCAGTGGAAGCACTGATTTCTCCCCAGGATACCATCATTGAAGTAGTGGTGACGCGCACCCGTACGATCCTGAGTGATATCTCTGATTTTCAGCCCATTTACCTTAACGATGCCGAAGTAATCCTCTCTGATGATAGCCGTCAGGTGGTCTTACCCTTTAATAATCGCAACAGAAGTTACGTGCTCAGCAGCGACGCATTCAGCATACAGGCAGGAAAGCGGTACCGGCTCCTGGTGCGGCAGGGAGGCCAGCAGGTGGATGCAACCTGCACGGTACCCGCAAGTGTGGTGAACGTTGCCGCCTACAACATCGACAGCAGCAGTGCCAGCGGTTTTGGACAGGTAAGTGTGCGAATGACGCTGAACGATATTCCCAATGAAACAAACTATTACCTGTTCAGGGCAAGCCTGATGATGGACGCGAATTCCCTGGAATACCTGAGCGGAATGGTAGGCCCGCAGCTGGTTCGCAGTGAGAACATGATCCGGGTATATTTTCCAAATGACAAAACTTTGTACAGCGATGCCAACCTGGACGGCCGGCCGATCACCTCGGCGGTGGGCTACTGCAATATGCTTACCCAGTATAGCTACAACTACACCGACGGAGAGGGCCGGACGAGATTGTTTAAATCAGATCCCGAGCTGAAAAAAATCACCATGACGGTGGTGAACGTTGACGAACATTATTACAAGTTCCAGCGCTCACTCGAAAACAATGATAACAGCAACCCTTTTATCGAACCTTCCCTTTTGTACTCCAATATAAACGGTGGCGTCGGGTACTTCGCGGCGTGCACGCTAGGCCGCACCATGTTGAAGCCATAG